Proteins encoded within one genomic window of Arachis ipaensis cultivar K30076 chromosome B08, Araip1.1, whole genome shotgun sequence:
- the LOC107612408 gene encoding uncharacterized protein LOC107612408 translates to MSHPINPAVTADEVASMEHIRALIRAAQSARRRSGSSIRANPWSFNQNDVLRQLTLADRHDHGVEFVPDRDWSHVALYKSRQTSLRQVCTSLHEPPPVYHKQTYESTTRGTVHRFLVVIPTDSEYSSCSAAGRYSTDEHLAREDAAAALMRKVLELHSMVVDDFNDDLLEEEKLVHYETRNALERLRAHYRDMASSFRNYRRLNHLEYMSSSFESVSE, encoded by the exons ATGTCGCACCCGATCAACCCTGCCGTCACCGCTGATGAAGTTGCATCTATGGAGCACATCCGGGCACTAATTCGTGCAGCGCAATCAGCGCGGCGACGATCTGGCTCAAGCATTCGTGCTAATCCATGGTCATTCAACCAGAACGATGTCCTTCGCCAGTTGACCCTCGCCGACCGCCACGACCACG GAGTCGAATTCGTTCCGGATCGTGATTGGAGCCATGTGGCTCTTTACAAGAGCCGCCAAACCTCACTCCGGCAAGTGTGTACTAGTCTACACGAACCTCCGCCTGTGTACCACAAGCAGACCTACGAATCCACCACCAGGGGAACTGTTCACAGATTCCTGGTTGTCATTCCAACCGACTCGGAGTATTCCTCTTGCAGTGCGGCTGGTAGATACTCAACGGACGAACATCTTGCGCGCGAAGATGCTGCAGCGGCCTTGATGAGAAAGGTGTTGGAGTTGCATTCGATGGTCGTTGATGACTTCAACGATGACTTGTTAGAGGAGGAGAAACTTGTCCACTACGAGACCCGCAACGCGCTTGAACGACTCCGTGCACATTATCGCGACATGGCTTCATCATTCAGGAATTATCGCCGCCTGAATCACCTTGAGTACATGTCATCAAGTTTCGAGTCTGTCTCAGAGTAG